One Elusimicrobiota bacterium DNA segment encodes these proteins:
- a CDS encoding SpoIIE family protein phosphatase, which yields MELLVEQGQTKQHSYKITEKQMTIGRAETNMIVLNDNKVSRYHAVITEQDGGFFIKDLGSTNGTYVNNTKITEHQLQPGDSITIGDALFRVNQRADIPKSPYCYKAEPEQLLSPNVTIIRFSQPTSPLKTQDTNTLQKTVQNLQTLYKINNAISSIFDITELSNKIMAEIFSVINADRGYVILIDKTTGEWIVPVYKKRIADGKPDTPTISKSIVNRVIENGESILTSDAATDERFMSQQSIISFGISSAMCVPLRCQDRIIGVINVDTKGTRGSFTEEDLELLSAIGGSVGVALENVRLYGEFLLKQKLEQQMKLAAKIQKDLLPKKLPKIEGFQFAAKTIPAINVGGDYYDIVKIDEDHLLTVIADVSGKGISAALVMAVLRTLVRSNLKNSSDVSATVSRINELILQDLDPFMFITLFYALLDTKNQLLKYVNAGHTPAILVGHQQDVSLLEATEPAIGILPQIYTEKVIKLEQNDLLCLYTDGVSEINRSTADIERLKTLLVSNQSFDTQQIIDIIIADTLKQGPQSDDITLLVMKCQNKN from the coding sequence ATGGAACTACTCGTTGAGCAAGGACAGACAAAACAGCACAGTTACAAAATAACTGAGAAACAAATGACAATTGGTAGAGCAGAAACCAATATGATTGTTCTCAATGATAACAAGGTTTCAAGGTATCATGCTGTAATTACCGAGCAGGATGGCGGTTTTTTTATTAAAGATTTGGGTTCCACAAACGGTACATATGTGAATAATACCAAAATCACAGAACACCAATTACAGCCGGGTGATTCTATAACAATAGGTGATGCTCTATTCCGTGTGAATCAGCGTGCTGATATTCCAAAATCACCATATTGTTATAAAGCCGAACCTGAACAATTACTTTCTCCGAATGTAACGATTATCCGGTTTTCACAGCCAACAAGTCCACTAAAAACACAGGATACAAATACATTACAGAAAACAGTTCAGAACTTACAGACGCTTTACAAGATAAACAATGCAATCAGTTCTATATTTGATATAACCGAACTTTCAAATAAAATAATGGCTGAGATATTTTCTGTAATAAACGCAGACCGCGGATATGTGATACTTATTGATAAAACCACAGGTGAATGGATAGTGCCAGTATATAAAAAACGGATTGCTGATGGTAAACCAGATACACCTACTATCTCTAAAAGTATAGTCAACCGAGTTATAGAAAATGGAGAGTCAATACTTACTTCGGATGCTGCAACTGACGAACGATTTATGTCACAACAATCTATAATCAGTTTCGGTATTTCGTCTGCGATGTGTGTACCTTTAAGATGTCAGGATAGAATTATCGGGGTAATCAATGTAGATACAAAAGGCACGCGTGGTAGTTTCACAGAAGAAGATTTGGAGTTATTATCTGCAATAGGCGGTTCTGTGGGTGTTGCATTAGAAAATGTTCGGCTTTATGGTGAGTTCTTACTGAAACAGAAACTCGAGCAGCAGATGAAATTAGCTGCAAAAATACAGAAGGATTTGTTACCTAAAAAGTTACCAAAAATTGAAGGCTTCCAATTTGCTGCGAAAACAATCCCTGCGATAAATGTTGGTGGCGATTATTACGACATTGTCAAAATAGATGAAGACCATCTGCTTACAGTTATTGCAGATGTATCCGGTAAAGGTATCTCTGCAGCACTTGTTATGGCAGTTTTACGAACTTTAGTAAGAAGCAATTTGAAAAACAGTTCTGATGTATCCGCGACGGTAAGTAGAATAAATGAACTCATTTTACAGGATTTAGACCCGTTTATGTTTATAACATTATTTTATGCTCTCTTAGATACAAAAAATCAGCTACTGAAATATGTTAATGCGGGTCATACACCAGCAATACTTGTAGGACATCAGCAGGATGTATCACTACTAGAAGCAACAGAACCAGCGATTGGTATCCTGCCTCAAATCTACACTGAAAAAGTAATAAAATTAGAACAGAATGATTTACTCTGTCTTTATACGGATGGTGTCAGTGAAATTAATAGAAGCACCGCTGATATAGAACGCTTAAAAACACTACTTGTGAGCAACCAATCATTTGATACACAACAGATTATTGATATAATTATTGCTGATACATTAAAACAGGGACCGCAAAGTGACGATATAACCTTGCTTGTAATGAAATGCCAAAACAAGAATTAA